A single genomic interval of Desulfobacterales bacterium harbors:
- a CDS encoding membrane dipeptidase, with amino-acid sequence MMEKTFSDRIPVIDGHVDLLYSLMRYSPGTAFSALTDGEITPDRLREGNVRLIISAFYCADPHNGPVTARAHLNDLYAQAQTLLRGLTPILSAGDLEQTWRGTGEPGVLYLLENADALVDENVSRWQARGIRVVGLTHAGENRIGSGNGVNSPGGLTAAGLRLVRELARLGIVIDVAHLSDPCFWQLMDCYSGPLISSHTGFRRFCHLPRNLSDEQVRVLMDRNGMIGVSVNPDMLDKNLSAGLFQVVEQIDWLVQQYGDHQVAIGSDFGGFESTAPGMEHPGKFQSLAGGLQAIGYSQSAVENILGNNWYRFYKKLLSKTVL; translated from the coding sequence ATGATGGAAAAAACATTTTCAGACAGGATTCCCGTGATAGACGGTCATGTGGATCTTTTATACAGCCTGATGCGATATTCGCCCGGCACGGCGTTTTCGGCGTTGACCGACGGCGAGATAACCCCCGACAGGCTTCGGGAAGGAAACGTGCGCCTGATCATTTCGGCCTTTTACTGCGCCGACCCTCACAATGGCCCGGTGACAGCGCGCGCGCATCTGAACGACCTATATGCGCAAGCCCAAACCCTGCTGCGCGGTCTGACCCCGATTCTTTCTGCCGGTGATTTGGAACAGACCTGGCGCGGCACGGGCGAGCCGGGTGTTCTCTATTTATTGGAAAATGCCGATGCGCTGGTGGATGAGAATGTCAGCCGGTGGCAGGCGCGTGGAATTCGGGTGGTGGGGTTGACCCATGCCGGAGAAAATCGCATCGGAAGCGGCAACGGGGTGAATTCGCCGGGCGGGCTCACAGCGGCGGGCCTTCGATTGGTGCGGGAACTGGCGCGGTTGGGAATCGTGATCGATGTGGCGCACTTGTCGGACCCGTGCTTTTGGCAGTTGATGGACTGCTATAGCGGCCCATTGATTTCATCCCACACGGGCTTCAGGCGATTTTGCCATTTGCCGAGAAATTTATCCGACGAACAGGTTCGCGTATTGATGGATAGAAACGGCATGATCGGCGTCAGCGTAAACCCCGATATGCTGGACAAGAATTTGAGCGCCGGCCTGTTTCAGGTGGTTGAACAAATCGACTGGCTGGTGCAGCAATACGGTGACCATCAAGTGGCGATCGGTAGCGATTTTGGCGGGTTCGAATCGACCGCCCCCGGAATGGAGCATCCCGGTAAATTTCAATCGCTTGCCGGCGGCTTGCAAGCCATCGGCTATTCGCAATCCGCTGTAGAAAACATTCTGGGCAACAACTGGTACCGGTTTTACAAAAAGCTTCTTTCAAAAACTGTTCTGTGA
- a CDS encoding amidohydrolase, with the protein MNLSDLKVTLVQTALFWEDASLNLAMFDETLETISRETDLIVLPEMFSTGFSMAAAKHAEGMDGRAVRWLRETSRKKSVDIVGSLMIRDKNRFFNRLLWAKPDGVLLTYDKRHLFRMAGEEKVYSAGNSLLTVRLKGWKIRPFICYDLRFPAWTRNVDNAYDLAVFVANWPEKRSLHWQKLLVARAIENQCFVVGVNRVGKDGHGVNFSGDSVVIDPVGIELVLLRYEPCVHTVNLSGQQLLDYRKNFPAWMDADADLINIKYE; encoded by the coding sequence ATGAATCTATCCGATTTAAAAGTGACGCTGGTTCAGACGGCGCTTTTCTGGGAGGATGCGTCTTTAAACCTGGCCATGTTTGATGAAACGCTGGAGACGATTTCTCGGGAAACGGATCTGATTGTGCTGCCGGAGATGTTTTCAACCGGTTTCAGTATGGCTGCGGCCAAACACGCTGAGGGAATGGACGGGAGGGCTGTTCGATGGCTTCGCGAAACATCAAGGAAAAAAAGTGTTGATATCGTCGGCAGCCTGATGATTCGGGACAAGAATCGATTTTTTAACCGGCTTCTCTGGGCCAAGCCTGATGGCGTGCTGCTTACCTATGACAAGCGTCACTTGTTTCGAATGGCCGGGGAAGAAAAGGTGTATAGCGCCGGGAATTCACTTCTGACGGTTCGTCTCAAAGGATGGAAAATAAGACCTTTTATCTGTTATGATTTGCGGTTTCCCGCTTGGACACGAAATGTTGACAATGCCTATGACCTTGCCGTTTTTGTCGCCAATTGGCCGGAAAAACGATCCCTGCATTGGCAAAAATTATTGGTTGCCCGCGCGATCGAAAACCAGTGCTTTGTCGTCGGGGTCAATCGAGTGGGAAAAGATGGCCACGGGGTCAATTTCAGCGGCGATTCCGTAGTGATCGACCCCGTGGGGATCGAACTTGTGTTGCTGCGATATGAACCCTGCGTTCATACGGTCAATCTCTCCGGGCAACAGCTTTTGGACTATCGAAAGAATTTTCCGGCCTGGATGGACGCGGATGCGGATCTGATAAATATAAAATACGAGTAA
- a CDS encoding KH domain-containing protein, which yields MKELVAEIAKALVDYPDQVVVNEIKGTQSTIFELRVAKEDVGKVIGRKGKTALAIRTILFGVSAKMKNNYILEIIE from the coding sequence ATGAAAGAACTTGTTGCCGAGATTGCAAAGGCGCTGGTAGATTATCCTGATCAGGTGGTGGTCAATGAGATTAAAGGAACTCAGAGCACGATTTTCGAGCTTCGAGTAGCCAAAGAAGATGTTGGAAAGGTTATCGGCAGAAAAGGCAAAACCGCTTTGGCTATTCGTACCATCCTCTTTGGTGTTTCTGCCAAGATGAAAAACAACTATATTCTTGAAATAATTGAATGA
- a CDS encoding methionine aminotransferase produces MEIDSKLPDVGVTIFAVMTALSNENNAINLSQGFPDFDVSPELVALVDRHMRAGHNQYAPMQGILPLREAIADKVKQLYRATYDPITEMTVTSGATEALFCAITSVVKPGDEVVMFEPAYDAYVPVVRLSGGIPVFVPLHHPSYHIDWREVRRAITARTRLIILNSPHNPTGAVLSAEDISELIGLVSKTGVLIVSDEVYEHIIFDDIQHESMACYPELAERSFVISSFGKTYHTTGWKVGYCLAPPSLTREFQKIHQFVNFATSTPVQHAYAEFMRNPGTYSPLAGFYQAKRDFFLSLIESSRFRPIDCRGTYFQLLDYSNITDEPDIAFAKRMTLEHGVAAIPTSVFCHNGSDQKVLRFCFAKKDETLRAAAEILSRI; encoded by the coding sequence ATGGAGATAGACTCCAAGTTGCCTGATGTGGGCGTCACTATTTTTGCTGTAATGACGGCGCTTTCCAACGAAAATAACGCCATTAATCTCTCCCAGGGATTTCCAGACTTTGATGTTTCCCCTGAACTGGTGGCACTGGTGGACCGGCATATGCGCGCCGGGCATAACCAATATGCGCCGATGCAGGGAATTTTACCCCTACGAGAAGCCATTGCCGACAAGGTTAAGCAGTTATACCGTGCGACTTACGACCCGATCACTGAAATGACGGTGACTTCGGGTGCGACCGAAGCGCTGTTTTGCGCGATTACTTCAGTCGTGAAACCGGGCGATGAGGTGGTGATGTTTGAACCGGCCTACGACGCCTATGTGCCGGTCGTTCGATTGAGCGGTGGGATTCCCGTGTTTGTACCATTGCACCATCCATCCTATCACATTGATTGGCGTGAAGTTCGAAGAGCGATTACGGCCAGGACGCGACTGATTATCCTTAACTCGCCGCATAACCCGACCGGCGCAGTGCTGTCCGCTGAAGATATCTCTGAATTGATAGGGCTTGTCAGTAAAACAGGTGTGCTGATCGTCAGTGATGAGGTCTATGAGCATATCATTTTTGATGATATTCAACATGAAAGCATGGCGTGTTATCCGGAACTGGCCGAGAGAAGCTTTGTCATCAGCTCGTTTGGTAAAACCTATCATACGACCGGATGGAAAGTCGGATATTGTCTTGCGCCACCGTCGCTTACCAGGGAATTTCAAAAAATCCATCAGTTTGTTAATTTCGCAACGAGTACGCCCGTGCAACATGCCTATGCCGAGTTCATGCGTAATCCCGGCACGTATTCGCCCCTGGCCGGTTTTTACCAGGCAAAACGGGATTTTTTCCTCAGCCTGATCGAATCATCTCGCTTTCGGCCCATTGATTGCCGTGGTACCTATTTTCAACTACTCGACTATTCGAACATTACCGATGAGCCGGATATCGCCTTTGCCAAGCGCATGACCCTTGAACACGGTGTAGCGGCAATTCCAACTTCCGTTTTTTGCCATAACGGATCAGACCAAAAGGTGCTGCGTTTCTGCTTTGCAAAAAAGGATGAAACGCTCAGAGCAGCAGCGGAAATATTAAGCAGAATTTGA
- a CDS encoding radical SAM protein, with translation MKTTFVFPPFFLDGIYNLPPLGLINLATALNASGREVIIQDFVLDLRTKALAMDRHLYDRCAERILADGAGIIAFSAQCTTYPSVVQIAKRIKAKQPEAKIVIGGHNASFVDMATLNQFSWIDAVVRGEGEETLPELVGAYEKGECEAQILGVTWRQRGIATRNPDRPLINDLSSLPLPDYSLVAPLQTYRNACELPRSIAILEVGRGCPHQCVYCSESVLWRRRTRTFDVARLVMEMRILHEAYGAECFLLAYDQFTASKPFVESFCQTVIDERLNHLPWYCISRLDTVDAQTLRLMKAAGCESMCYGIDSGSSRTLAFIGKRIDEAILYQRVRETTDEGMVPTLSFVVGFPEEEKEDIDATLILALKTGIQGNSNPLMQMPTVLPGTGLYERYLSTLVRRVDTYFSLGIEFDNGGRIAEDEQMINASPEIFSSFYNLPSRAMSLDMLMQIAAFFPLVVTLYPKSFLLSALALNRSVSALFFEWMAWVNEKEGREKPLLTPADCFAHMTGFVTHRVAVSTVAKWNHLGQVVNYETCAIEAAKHHPASAVATVDRSGAKTWSPSRCEQLVIAGFTKNMPAIVSDLKNGDFRESYPDASGWLLFRQTGKELDVMEINDFGKDFLCLCDGASSLDDIIGKLYPLYGRELSTEAFSAVCRQTLEQLAEMNILSNENRVDPLSTVFV, from the coding sequence ATGAAAACAACTTTTGTTTTTCCACCTTTTTTTCTTGATGGCATTTATAACCTGCCCCCGCTTGGACTGATCAATCTGGCTACCGCGCTGAACGCAAGCGGCCGGGAAGTGATCATTCAGGACTTTGTGCTGGATTTACGAACCAAAGCGCTTGCGATGGATCGGCACTTATATGATCGATGCGCGGAACGCATTCTTGCGGACGGCGCCGGCATCATTGCTTTTTCCGCGCAGTGTACCACCTATCCTTCGGTGGTTCAAATTGCCAAAAGGATTAAGGCAAAGCAGCCGGAGGCCAAGATTGTGATTGGCGGTCATAATGCGTCTTTTGTCGATATGGCAACGCTGAATCAATTTTCATGGATCGATGCGGTGGTCCGTGGAGAAGGCGAAGAAACCCTTCCGGAACTGGTCGGGGCTTATGAGAAGGGGGAATGCGAGGCGCAAATACTAGGCGTCACCTGGCGGCAACGCGGTATAGCAACAAGGAATCCGGACCGTCCGCTGATCAACGACCTATCCAGCCTGCCGCTGCCGGATTACAGCCTTGTGGCGCCGCTTCAAACATACCGGAATGCATGCGAACTTCCCCGAAGCATCGCCATTTTAGAGGTCGGGCGGGGATGCCCTCACCAGTGTGTCTATTGCTCGGAATCGGTATTGTGGCGCCGGCGCACGCGTACATTTGACGTGGCGCGCCTGGTCATGGAAATGCGCATTTTGCATGAGGCCTACGGCGCGGAATGTTTTTTGCTGGCATACGACCAGTTCACCGCCAGCAAGCCCTTTGTGGAATCATTTTGTCAAACGGTCATCGATGAAAGGCTCAATCACCTTCCCTGGTACTGCATATCGCGGCTTGACACCGTGGATGCGCAAACCCTTCGGCTGATGAAGGCGGCTGGCTGTGAGTCCATGTGCTACGGCATCGATTCGGGATCCTCCCGAACGCTGGCCTTTATCGGCAAACGGATCGATGAGGCCATTCTATATCAGCGTGTTCGGGAAACAACGGATGAGGGAATGGTGCCGACCTTGAGTTTTGTGGTCGGATTCCCGGAAGAAGAAAAAGAAGACATAGACGCTACCTTGATACTGGCGCTGAAAACCGGCATTCAGGGAAACAGCAATCCCCTGATGCAAATGCCCACGGTATTGCCAGGAACCGGACTTTACGAACGGTATCTTTCAACCCTGGTCCGGCGCGTTGATACCTATTTTTCGCTCGGTATCGAGTTTGACAACGGCGGCAGAATCGCTGAAGATGAACAAATGATTAACGCGAGTCCTGAAATTTTCAGCAGCTTTTATAATTTGCCGTCCCGCGCCATGTCCCTTGATATGCTGATGCAGATCGCCGCTTTCTTTCCGCTGGTGGTCACCCTTTACCCGAAATCTTTTTTGCTTTCGGCCCTGGCGCTGAACCGATCCGTATCCGCTCTTTTTTTCGAATGGATGGCATGGGTCAACGAAAAGGAAGGGCGAGAAAAGCCGCTGCTGACGCCGGCGGATTGTTTCGCCCATATGACAGGGTTCGTAACTCACCGGGTCGCTGTTTCAACGGTTGCAAAGTGGAACCATCTGGGGCAGGTGGTTAATTATGAAACCTGTGCCATTGAAGCCGCCAAACATCACCCGGCTTCAGCCGTTGCCACCGTGGATCGTAGCGGTGCGAAAACTTGGTCGCCGTCCCGCTGCGAGCAACTGGTGATTGCCGGGTTCACGAAAAACATGCCGGCCATTGTGTCCGATTTAAAGAATGGGGATTTCAGAGAAAGTTATCCGGATGCGTCGGGATGGCTGCTGTTTCGCCAAACCGGAAAAGAGCTGGACGTGATGGAAATAAACGATTTCGGGAAAGATTTTCTCTGTCTTTGCGATGGCGCTTCATCCCTCGATGATATTATCGGGAAGCTTTATCCGTTATATGGAAGGGAATTGTCAACCGAGGCGTTTAGCGCCGTCTGCCGACAGACACTTGAACAGCTTGCCGAGATGAATATATTGAGCAACGAGAATCGGGTTGATCCATTATCTACTGTATTCGTATAA
- a CDS encoding cytochrome c3 family protein gives MRSIGLVVLCVVLSTAVCFSVAVSEELDELCIPMQVLTLEPLSGAEQLRASVEFPHGTHFSYACQRCHHTWTGKETVQNCTTSGCHDQLKTPQTADADTSPDKLALKYYKKAYHELCIGCHKQIKQENKALELSKTQLTAELPKTGPTGCIECHPKEGN, from the coding sequence ATGCGTAGCATAGGTTTGGTGGTTCTGTGCGTAGTTTTGTCGACGGCTGTATGTTTTTCAGTTGCGGTTTCCGAGGAATTGGATGAATTGTGTATTCCGATGCAGGTCCTGACGCTTGAGCCGCTCAGTGGGGCTGAGCAGCTCAGGGCATCGGTTGAATTTCCTCATGGCACTCATTTCAGCTATGCCTGCCAGCGTTGCCACCATACATGGACTGGAAAAGAGACGGTTCAGAACTGCACAACATCGGGATGTCATGACCAGCTTAAAACGCCGCAAACGGCCGACGCAGATACTTCACCTGACAAACTGGCTTTGAAATATTATAAAAAAGCCTATCATGAGCTATGTATCGGCTGTCACAAACAGATTAAGCAAGAAAATAAAGCGCTTGAACTTTCGAAGACCCAGTTGACCGCCGAGTTGCCTAAAACCGGGCCAACCGGTTGTATTGAATGCCATCCCAAAGAGGGAAATTAG
- a CDS encoding exonuclease domain-containing protein gives MTSYLFYDLETTGLNKAFDQVLQFSGIRTDSTFKEIDRVNLAIRLRPDVIPSPGALITHRITMHQCLKGVPEYEAIGRIHRLLNTPGTVSLGYNTMGFDDEFLRFSFHRNLFPPYTHQYQNGCRRMDILPVAILFYLFKKEALIWPEVNGKPTMKLEHLSTANDLASGRAHDAQTDVIATLALAGIFSRHEEMWRYLAGCFHKATDSDRISKLPVALQSDGLDHRMGLLIGSEFGFELNYQTPVLSIGNSVPYSNQTLWLRLDLPELQNTTLDTLTESTWAIRKRIGEPPIILPPHARFLSLLSEDRKALVRQNLSWISAHPDLFREIITYHQHFRYPEIPDLDPDAALYQLGFLSSAEARVCEQFHLAAPAEKKQIIPKFPREEIRQLAARVLFRNYPQSAPSAFNPGYQQYMLRVNVPRVEEALCDYKGGRKTTPVEAKLEIDRLQREDSLDAEQRRLLTELRGYLIQTFG, from the coding sequence ATGACCAGTTATCTATTCTACGATTTAGAAACCACCGGGCTGAACAAGGCATTTGATCAGGTGCTTCAATTTTCCGGCATTCGAACCGATTCGACGTTTAAGGAAATCGACCGGGTGAATCTGGCGATTCGCCTTCGACCGGATGTGATCCCTTCGCCCGGCGCGCTGATCACGCATCGAATCACCATGCATCAATGCCTGAAGGGGGTTCCGGAATATGAGGCCATCGGCCGCATACATCGATTGCTCAATACGCCCGGCACGGTGAGTCTGGGATATAATACCATGGGGTTCGATGATGAATTTCTGCGTTTTTCTTTTCATCGGAACCTATTCCCCCCTTACACCCACCAGTATCAAAACGGATGCCGCCGAATGGACATTCTGCCGGTTGCCATCCTGTTCTATCTTTTTAAAAAAGAGGCGCTTATCTGGCCGGAGGTAAACGGCAAGCCCACCATGAAACTCGAGCACCTCAGCACCGCCAACGATCTGGCATCGGGTCGCGCTCACGATGCGCAAACCGATGTCATCGCTACACTTGCTCTTGCCGGCATATTTTCCCGCCATGAGGAAATGTGGCGCTATTTGGCCGGCTGTTTTCATAAGGCAACGGATAGCGACCGTATTTCCAAGTTACCCGTGGCGCTTCAAAGCGACGGCCTTGATCACCGAATGGGACTTTTGATCGGCAGTGAATTCGGCTTCGAGCTGAACTATCAGACACCCGTGCTCTCTATCGGGAATTCAGTTCCCTATTCGAACCAGACTCTCTGGCTTCGCCTGGATTTACCCGAACTTCAGAACACCACGTTGGACACCTTGACGGAATCGACGTGGGCGATTCGAAAACGGATAGGAGAGCCGCCGATCATCCTTCCCCCGCATGCGCGATTTTTGAGTCTGCTTTCCGAGGACAGAAAAGCGCTGGTACGGCAAAACCTGTCCTGGATCAGCGCCCATCCCGATCTTTTTCGGGAAATAATCACCTACCATCAACATTTCCGGTATCCCGAGATACCGGATTTGGATCCGGATGCCGCCCTGTATCAATTGGGGTTTCTCTCTTCCGCTGAGGCCCGGGTATGCGAGCAATTTCATTTGGCTGCGCCTGCTGAAAAAAAACAAATCATTCCCAAATTCCCCCGAGAGGAAATCAGACAGCTTGCCGCCCGAGTTTTGTTTAGAAATTATCCGCAATCGGCGCCTTCCGCATTCAATCCGGGTTATCAACAGTATATGCTGCGCGTCAATGTGCCGCGTGTCGAAGAGGCGCTTTGTGATTATAAAGGCGGGCGTAAAACCACACCGGTTGAGGCGAAACTTGAAATTGATCGCCTGCAAAGGGAAGACAGTCTGGACGCGGAACAACGCCGTTTGCTGACCGAATTACGGGGATATCTGATACAAACGTTTGGCTGA
- the recC gene encoding exodeoxyribonuclease V subunit gamma, with product MLLVYQSNQMERLVDGLAEVLSAPLPSPHMPEWVGVQTQGLGVWLGLEVSRRTGIWANVYQPYPRALIENIFHAVMGESCPDTSLFEPNVLTWSIMDLLPKLLRRPEFGTLSYYLADDSHGIKQFQLARRIADTFDRYAVYRPDMVLAWETPGGTASVTPEDSWQPVLWRALVEQHGRVHVAAVTKLFFKLIQDGTGRLKDLPHRISLFGISTLPPLYLKVLSALPDEIPVHLFLLNPSREYWAYVQSKKEMLREWSRAGAGEALVDEALYMEEGHALLSSLGKSGRDFQCILEESADYVSPAEELYEDPERAGQPNLLHTIQSDILNLRLRRIGAVPPLAMPSDDESIRIHSCHGPMREVQVLQDQLLNIFHQDPTISPGDVVVMVPDITEYAPFIEAVFSTSAPSENLIPYAISDRGRAEESPVAQAFLQLLGLARTRLQVRDVLDLLALEPVRRRFALSVEELETARKWIAETGIRWGQNAAHRAAFGQPAVHQNTWRFGLDRLLLGIAMPAQSAPLFGGVLPYTEIEGKETECLGKVVDFCETLFPILTGLLENRTAAGWREFLLEMLSSIVMNDDETAREHLMIRELLSTLAQTALTGGFEAPFGLNVIHQMLVEAFKQRPSVHGFLSGGVTFCNLLPMRSIPFKVVCLLGMNDGAYPRNRQPAGFDLTGVTPRKGDRSVRNDDRYLFLEALLSARNRFLIFFVGQAIRDNTPMPPSVVVDELLDCIEEGFYLELSAAAEMNRTLRDHLVIRHPLQPFDPAYFQAGQTERFSYSEAHLKGAMALAGPKRNLSPFFCVPLSEPDAFSDSVHLMDLERFFKLPVAFLLQARLGIVFQGPPEEIDDREPMSLMGVRRHLIGEDLLAGWVAGREMADMLPVIHGQGVLPPGTPGECLRDDLLSQVQPVAAAVREALTETPLAPLSVSLSINGVQLVGEMENLYPSARICCTFGAVTERRKMALWISHLILNCTTQAGIPKKSILIGRNKQGAERYELAPIPEKAPSLLLDLLRLYRLGHRVALPFFPVVAYCYASSFKRADPANAPSAAMAAARKRWRGGRFSPEAEGDSPVVLKVFGDADPLGFDPKQPEWSFPELAMRVCGPLVDAELSLNGGDS from the coding sequence ATGTTATTGGTTTACCAGAGCAATCAAATGGAAAGGCTTGTGGACGGACTGGCCGAAGTGCTCAGTGCGCCACTGCCGTCACCGCATATGCCCGAATGGGTGGGCGTGCAGACGCAGGGGCTCGGCGTTTGGCTGGGATTGGAAGTATCCCGGAGGACCGGAATCTGGGCCAATGTGTATCAACCCTATCCCAGAGCCCTGATAGAAAACATTTTTCATGCCGTCATGGGCGAATCCTGCCCGGATACCAGCCTGTTTGAACCAAATGTTCTCACCTGGTCGATCATGGACCTCTTGCCGAAGCTGCTGCGTCGCCCGGAATTTGGTACCCTGTCTTATTATCTGGCGGACGATAGCCATGGCATCAAACAATTTCAGCTGGCCCGGCGCATTGCAGATACCTTTGACCGGTACGCCGTGTATCGGCCCGACATGGTGCTGGCATGGGAAACGCCGGGCGGAACCGCTTCGGTTACACCGGAAGACAGTTGGCAACCGGTGCTTTGGCGGGCGCTGGTTGAACAACACGGCCGGGTGCACGTTGCTGCCGTGACCAAGCTGTTTTTTAAGCTCATTCAAGATGGAACCGGGCGGCTTAAAGACTTGCCTCACCGCATATCTCTCTTCGGTATTTCTACACTGCCGCCACTTTATCTGAAAGTGCTTTCCGCGCTCCCGGATGAAATTCCGGTTCATCTCTTTTTACTCAACCCGTCCAGGGAATATTGGGCCTATGTTCAATCCAAAAAAGAAATGCTTCGAGAATGGAGCCGGGCGGGGGCAGGGGAGGCCCTGGTGGATGAGGCCCTCTATATGGAGGAGGGGCACGCATTGTTATCTTCTTTGGGCAAGTCGGGAAGAGATTTTCAATGCATATTGGAAGAATCAGCGGACTATGTGTCGCCGGCCGAAGAACTCTATGAAGACCCTGAAAGAGCGGGTCAGCCGAATCTGCTTCACACGATACAATCCGACATACTGAATCTTCGCCTGCGGCGAATCGGCGCGGTGCCGCCCCTTGCGATGCCATCCGATGACGAGTCCATAAGGATTCATAGTTGCCATGGTCCCATGCGGGAAGTGCAGGTGCTTCAGGATCAGCTTCTGAATATTTTTCATCAAGATCCCACCATTTCTCCCGGGGATGTGGTGGTGATGGTACCAGATATTACCGAATATGCCCCTTTCATCGAAGCGGTCTTTAGCACGTCAGCCCCTTCGGAGAACTTAATTCCCTATGCCATCAGCGATCGCGGGCGTGCCGAGGAAAGCCCGGTCGCGCAGGCGTTTCTTCAGCTTCTCGGGCTTGCCCGAACCCGGTTGCAGGTAAGGGACGTACTGGATCTGCTTGCCTTGGAACCGGTAAGGCGACGATTTGCGCTCTCGGTTGAAGAGCTGGAGACGGCCCGAAAATGGATCGCCGAGACCGGTATCCGCTGGGGGCAGAATGCAGCGCACCGGGCGGCTTTTGGGCAACCGGCCGTGCATCAGAATACCTGGCGGTTCGGGCTGGACCGGCTGCTTCTGGGCATTGCCATGCCGGCGCAAAGCGCACCCCTTTTCGGCGGGGTGTTGCCCTACACGGAGATCGAAGGAAAAGAAACCGAATGCCTCGGCAAGGTGGTTGATTTTTGCGAAACGCTTTTTCCCATTCTGACAGGGCTTCTGGAGAATCGAACCGCTGCCGGCTGGCGTGAATTTCTTCTGGAAATGCTTTCCAGCATCGTGATGAACGATGATGAAACAGCCCGTGAGCATTTGATGATCAGGGAACTTTTGAGCACGCTGGCACAAACGGCTTTGACCGGTGGGTTTGAAGCGCCGTTTGGGTTGAATGTGATTCACCAAATGCTGGTGGAAGCCTTCAAACAGCGCCCGTCCGTTCATGGCTTTTTATCCGGCGGAGTGACCTTTTGCAACCTGCTGCCCATGAGAAGCATTCCGTTCAAGGTGGTCTGCCTTTTGGGAATGAATGACGGCGCTTATCCTCGAAACAGGCAGCCGGCCGGTTTTGACTTGACGGGCGTTACGCCGAGAAAAGGGGATCGGTCGGTACGGAACGATGACCGGTACCTGTTTTTAGAAGCGCTTCTCTCGGCCAGGAACCGCTTTCTTATCTTTTTCGTCGGGCAGGCCATTCGGGATAATACACCGATGCCGCCTTCGGTGGTGGTGGACGAGCTGTTGGATTGCATCGAAGAAGGGTTTTATCTTGAGCTGAGTGCAGCCGCCGAGATGAATAGAACCTTGCGGGATCACCTGGTGATTCGCCATCCGCTGCAGCCCTTTGACCCGGCGTATTTTCAAGCGGGCCAGACGGAACGATTCAGTTATTCCGAGGCACATCTTAAGGGCGCCATGGCCCTTGCAGGACCGAAACGAAATCTTTCACCGTTTTTTTGCGTGCCGCTTTCAGAACCGGACGCATTCTCCGATTCGGTTCATTTGATGGATCTGGAGCGGTTTTTCAAGCTGCCGGTCGCCTTTTTGCTTCAGGCCCGGCTCGGTATCGTTTTTCAGGGACCCCCCGAAGAAATTGACGACAGAGAACCGATGTCGCTAATGGGAGTTCGTCGCCATTTGATCGGGGAAGACCTTTTGGCCGGATGGGTTGCCGGTCGGGAGATGGCGGACATGCTGCCGGTCATTCACGGACAAGGCGTGCTTCCCCCGGGAACCCCTGGGGAATGTCTGCGGGATGATCTTCTCAGTCAGGTTCAACCCGTTGCGGCGGCGGTTCGGGAGGCGCTCACGGAGACACCACTGGCACCCCTCAGCGTTTCACTTTCAATCAACGGCGTCCAACTCGTCGGTGAGATGGAGAATCTTTATCCCTCTGCGCGGATTTGCTGCACCTTTGGCGCCGTGACGGAGCGGCGGAAAATGGCGCTCTGGATTTCCCATCTGATTCTCAATTGCACGACTCAAGCGGGAATTCCCAAAAAATCCATATTGATCGGCCGAAACAAACAGGGGGCAGAACGATACGAACTGGCGCCGATACCGGAAAAGGCCCCCTCTTTATTGCTGGACCTCCTTCGACTCTATCGGTTGGGGCATCGCGTGGCACTCCCGTTTTTCCCGGTTGTTGCTTATTGCTATGCATCGAGTTTCAAGCGCGCAGACCCGGCGAATGCGCCGAGTGCGGCCATGGCGGCTGCCCGGAAAAGGTGGCGGGGCGGAAGATTTTCGCCTGAGGCGGAAGGGGATTCTCCTGTGGTTCTTAAGGTATTCGGAGACGCAGATCCGCTCGGGTTCGACCCGAAGCAGCCGGAATGGTCCTTTCCGGAACTTGCGATGCGGGTGTGCGGCCCTCTTGTCGACGCTGAACTATCGCTGAACGGGGGCGATTCATGA